One part of the Coffea eugenioides isolate CCC68of chromosome 10, Ceug_1.0, whole genome shotgun sequence genome encodes these proteins:
- the LOC113750056 gene encoding heavy metal-associated isoprenylated plant protein 28-like, whose amino-acid sequence METVEMKVEMAGIHEKRLRKCLSKLKGIEKVEVDGKSEKVTVTGYPHRNKILKAVRRGGLRADFWSPQNELLLLNAYASSAAAAPFPFNNFTSFF is encoded by the exons ATGGAG ACCGTAGAAATGAAGGTGGAGATGGCTGGGATACATGAGAAAAGACTTCGGAAATGTCTGTCAAAGTTGAAGG GGATAGAGAAAGTGGAAGTGGATGGAAAGAGTGAGAAGGTAACGGTGACCGGATACCCCCATCGCAACAAGATCCTGAAAGCAGTGAGGAGAGGTGGCCTCAGAGCTGATTTCTGGTCTCCTCAAAATGAGCTCCTGCTCCTCAATGCATATGCCTCCTCCGCCGCAGCGGCCCCCTTCCCCTTCAACAATTTCACCTCCTTCTTCTAG